TCGAAAGCGGTAAAATCTGTGAAATCCTCTCGGAAGAGGACTTCTATAAAATCGGAGTGAAAACTTTTGTCGATTATTTATAATTCGCCTCGGCGATCTGCCGATTTTTCCAGCACACAGATTGCGATATTCCCACGAATGTCCCCCATCAACGGGCGGTCAGTTGGCGTGCTGGCCGTGCTCGATAGCGTGAGTCTTGATCCAGTCGCGCAAGGCCGCATCGATGCGCGTCTGCCAGCCGGGGCCGTCGGTCTTGAAGAAGTCCAGCACCTCAGGGGAGAGCCGGATGGTGATCGGGACCTTGGGGAATTCGGCTTTGGGGCGACCGGGCCGCACGAGCGGGCGCAGTTCGGCCAGTTCTTCGTCGGTTAATTCGTAGGTGTCGGGATCGGCGGCGATCCCCGCGCGGGCCTTGATCATCGTTTCGGCCGCGGCCCCGAGGTCTCACACCGGAGGTCGAGGCTTTAGCCGGACCCGGGGCGCGCTGACGCGCCGTCGACCGGCTTAAAGCCTCGACCTCCTGTCCCCTGCGGCCGGAACGACGATCAAGGCCGCGAGGATGCGCGCCTCTTCCTCCTCGCCGTTCAAGAGAAAGACGCGGCCGGATTTAGATGTGACATGCATAATCTCGAACATTTCTCGGGTGGCTAGGCCGCCACACGCCAACCAAGCTCGATGCGTACCGCCTCGTAGGGAAAGTGCAACTTTCCGTCGGCGGTCTTCTCGATCACGCCTGCCTTGGCCAGCGCCTGTGTGTCTGTGTGCGTGCCCTTCACATCGCGCCCGAGTCGCCGCGCCAACTCGCGCACCCCCACCGGCCCGGCGCCGGTCAACGCGCGCAGCAGCGGCCAGCGGCGGGCAGTCAGCACCGTGAACAGCAACTCCTCAGATGGGAAGGACAGCACAGCGTCAGATCCACGGTCTTGCAGCGCGTCCAACATGCGCGCCTTGGTGGTCTCAAGATCGCAAACATCGATCATCAGGGTTCTCATCGTTCGGTCCTCATCGCGAGCCATGTGGCGACATCGGCAAAGAAATCGTCCAGCAACTGCTGTCGCGAGACGAAGTGGTACGGCTTTTCCAGTTCGTCCGCGCCGACGT
The DNA window shown above is from Candidatus Thiodictyon syntrophicum and carries:
- a CDS encoding transcriptional regulator, producing the protein MRTLMIDVCDLETTKARMLDALQDRGSDAVLSFPSEELLFTVLTARRWPLLRALTGAGPVGVRELARRLGRDVKGTHTDTQALAKAGVIEKTADGKLHFPYEAVRIELGWRVAA
- a CDS encoding BrnA antitoxin family protein is translated as MIKARAGIAADPDTYELTDEELAELRPLVRPGRPKAEFPKVPITIRLSPEVLDFFKTDGPGWQTRIDAALRDWIKTHAIEHGQHAN